The Candidatus Zixiibacteriota bacterium DNA segment CCATCCTGATCATCTTTGACCTCGAATTCGCTTTTGAGCCTCTGGGAGGCGATTGCTATCGCGTTTAAAGGATTCCTGATCTCATGAGCCACCCCGGCCGCCAGTGTACCCAGCTCCGACAGGCGTTCAGCCCGTTTGGCCTGGCTTTCCAGTTTTTTGCGAGAGGTGATATCGTAAGCAATCCCGACCGCGCCTTCGGCCTGCGAGGACTTATCTGCGCCCAGACGAGAGGCGGCCACCAAAAGAGTGCGCTCCTGGCCAAATTTATCGACATAAACCGTCTCCCGCACGATTGAATACTGCGATGTCCTGTTGAGCTCATCAATCAGGAAATCATCGTTATCAAAAACCTCCCTGTAATTCTTTCCGATCACCCGTCCAGCCGAGAGACTGAAAATCTGCTCGGTTTTGGGATTTACCAGCAGGATATTTTCCTTCCGATCGACTGCCACAACCGCGCTTTCGATACCACCCAGGATATTGGAGGTGATGTTTTTGAACTGGTCGTAAGCGGCCTGAACCGAACGATAATTCTGGTTGGCGATCGCAATAGTTACCAAAAAGAACGTCAACAGAAACAGGATCACTCCCAGGACAATTGCCTGCGTGCGATAGTTGCGGGCTATCTGGTGAAAGCCCTCCAGCGACAGGCCGATCCGCAGAATCCCGGGAGGGAAGTTACGGGCCTGAAACGGACGGCAGATTTCGAGCACCTGGTTTCCTTCGAAATCGAGCAAGCGGTAATCTTCCTCGTCTTCATCAATCAATCCCTGCAGAAAGGGATCGCTGTCGATCGCCAAGACCGGCATCAGCTTGCGCGATGACAGAAGCACACCCTCGCGTCCCTGCAGGAAGATATAATCAATTCCCGGCTGAACACCTATATTTCTGAGCATGAATCCGATCCCGATCTGGCGGTTGAATGTGTCCAGTTTCTGATAATTGACAAACAGTATCACCGCCCCCGGCTCGCTCTCGCGCGAGACCGCCGCCACGAGTTGATCGGTCTCCGTCAATCCCTCCCCCTCCAATACAAACGATGCCACCCCGACCGCACCATCGATCACCTGGGATAACGGCAGTCGGTTCAGAAAGGTCGTATCGTAGGCTTTCTCCTCCGCGCTGGTGAAGCTGGAACTGGTCACGAGCCCGGCTGTGTCGACGATATCGATACGATTGATTCCCATTTGCTGGCAGATGTTGACCAGCTCGGCGGAAGAGATCCTGCCACGCGCCATCTCGATGTCTATTATAGATGCTACATTGATTAGATTATCTATTACGAGATCGTTGACAAGCTCAGTGGCGCGGATTGTGTTCCGGGCCGAGATATGCACCGATTCCATCAGCGCACTGCCCTCTTTTTTGAGCATACGCAACATATTGTTCTGGTTTTCGTGTACACTCACTATGATGATCGCTAAAAAGATCAGCGCCAGCAAGACCGCGATGGTGAGCATGAAACGCGGTT contains these protein-coding regions:
- a CDS encoding PAS domain S-box protein; translated protein: MIVMTAGKKSFKPRFTRIKPRFMLTIAVLLALIFLAIIIVSVHENQNNMLRMLKKEGSALMESVHISARNTIRATELVNDLVIDNLINVASIIDIEMARGRISSAELVNICQQMGINRIDIVDTAGLVTSSSFTSAEEKAYDTTFLNRLPLSQVIDGAVGVASFVLEGEGLTETDQLVAAVSRESEPGAVILFVNYQKLDTFNRQIGIGFMLRNIGVQPGIDYIFLQGREGVLLSSRKLMPVLAIDSDPFLQGLIDEDEEDYRLLDFEGNQVLEICRPFQARNFPPGILRIGLSLEGFHQIARNYRTQAIVLGVILFLLTFFLVTIAIANQNYRSVQAAYDQFKNITSNILGGIESAVVAVDRKENILLVNPKTEQIFSLSAGRVIGKNYREVFDNDDFLIDELNRTSQYSIVRETVYVDKFGQERTLLVAASRLGADKSSQAEGAVGIAYDITSRKKLESQAKRAERLSELGTLAAGVAHEIRNPLNAIAIASQRLKSEFEVKDDQDGYTKLAGTIGREIERLNRIIADFLALARSGRLEKESVNLKSYLAETVNLLRNEADDQEIDIDLECPDEIEVIIDLREFKKVIINLIKNSLEAIGTGGRVSIECSHRDDRIVIAVKDDGSGIDQEKLDKIFSPYFTTKPSGTGLGLAISHRIVTDHGGSLGVENLKGGGAMFVITLPASSK